From the genome of Verrucomicrobiota bacterium:
TTTATCAATCCAACTACCAACTCATTTCCTACGCTTCCCAATGACTGTAGAAACCGCCTTTAACAAAGATCTCTTTTTTATCATCTTCGGCTTTTATATGCTCGGCATGGTTGTGCTGGGCTGGTGGGTGTCCCGCGGGCAGAAGTCGGGAGATGACTTTTTATTGGGTGGGCGAAAAGTGCCTTTTTTGTTGGTGCTCGGAACCACGATCGCCACGATGGTTGGAACCGGCTCAAGCATGGGAGCAGTGGGCAAAGCTTACTCGCTCGGATGGGCGGGTGCGTTGTTTGCCATTGGGGGTGCCGCAGGTCTGTTCTTTTTGGCGAAGTTTTTTGCTGATGTTCGCAAGTACAAGTTCATGACCTTCTCGGAGGAGATGTCGTTTTACTACGGTGGAAACCGTTTGATAAAAGGCATCGTTGGTGTGGCCATTTTCTTTGCCTCGGTTGGCTGGTTGGGCACGCACATACTGGGAGGCAGCCTTTACCTGAATTGGGTAGCGGGAATCGACATGACTACAGCGAAGATCATAGTCGCTTCCGGGTTTACCATTTATGTGATCATCGGCGGCTACACGGCTGTGGTTTGGACAGACACGATTCAGGCGGTGATTCTGTTTTTCGGATTCATTTTGATGGGAGTTCTCTGTCTTAATAAAATCGATGCCTGGAACAACGCAGACGTGCTGTTCAATGCCCGGTATTTCACCTTCCTGGATTCCAATCAGTTTTTGGCATCTCTGACAGTGGCTCTCAGCATATTCATCAGCACCGCTACCGTGCCTTCCTTTCGTCAGCGCATCTACTCCTCAAAAGATAAGAAAACCGTGCAAAAGAGTTTCTATATCTCAGCACTGTTGTATCTGTTGTTCGCGGTTATCCCGGTCATAGTTGGAATCACCGCATTCAACCTGATTCCGGATATCGCACGAGCGGACCAGGCGTTTCCGGAACTGGTGACAAAGATCCTTCCGGCCAGTATAGGTATTATTGTTCTCATCGCAGGATTAAGCGCGGTGATATCCTCTGCGAGCTCCGATGCGATTGCAGGGACCTCCATTCTGTTGCGCGATGTCTTTATTTTGCTGACGGGTAAAATGCCACCCAAAGAAAAGGCCATCACCTACTCACGATATGGCGCAACCATCACATCCGTATTCGCCGTACTTTTCTCCATGTTGTCCGACAACATTTTCGACTACATCAAAAACATGGTTGGCATCGTGATGAGTGGAATGTTCGTCTGCTGTATGTTTGGGAAATTCTGGAAACGAAGTACCTGGCAGGGCGGAGTAGCTGCCCTCGTTACCGGATCAGCAACCGCGCTCATCGTTATCTTTGTGCCAGCATGGAAAGCCTACTTTGGTGGAGTGACAATTCCCTCGGTCGTGGTTTCCAGCATCTGTTGCGTAGTCGTAAGTCTACTCACACCTCCTAATTCCATATCGGAGGAAGAAGCGTTGGCATCTCTGGAAAAAGAACGGGAAGTGTTTAGTTCGTGATCGGAGCATTTTTATTAAAAACAGTCGCTGATTCAGGTCGGTTGTTGCTTCCGTCTGTTCGTTCCTCGAAACGCCATAAACCGTCGATTTCAGGACGGCTCGCTCGGCGATCGAGCCCTACCAATTTTAGGAAAATTACGACTACCAACAGTTAAATGCTCTAAGTCCAAGTAGTACAGAAAAAACCCCGCGCCTTTTGACACGGGGTTTTTGAAAATCGATGAATCTAAATTAACGACCGAATACCTGTGCTTCGATGTAATGATTCATGGTATCGGTAGAATTGCCTTGTGAGTAAAAGCGAACGTGCTGGCCCTTGACTCCCTTGGCATCGATAACCTTGCCTTCGTGAGTTTCAATATAGGCTTTATCTCCACCTCTACCGAGACCAGCTGAGTTGTCGTGATCGCTGTTAAAGACGGTTTTTACTCCGCTTCCAAACTCGGCATCGTCAGACACCTGGACAATCACGTCGTGGTAAGCACGCGCTTGTGAATGGTAGTGCCAGAGAGCGATAACAAAGATCTCCTTAGATTCTTCCAAATCAATTTGCACCCACTGCAGTTCAGGACCCAGCTCAACGTAGTAACCTTCGTCAGCGTCTTTGTCCCCGTCTGTAAGGAACTCGAGTTCGCCGATGATAGGCCAATCGTCACTGGAGGTAACTTCTTTGCCTTCGGAGACATTTTCCACGTCATCAGGAACCATAATTGCAGGCCGCTCTCCTATGGTGGTTTTTTCCAAATGCGAGATTCCTTTAATTGGAACCGGCGTACCTGAGAATTTAGGTTTTGGGAGCTCAAGCTCTAAAGCCTTCTCCGCCTGAGCAGCGGTGAGCGAGAACAAGTAGGCTCCAATAAATACGGAAGCCGTGATAATACGTACTATATTTTTCATAGAGTTATGCATGGAAATCTTCATCAGTAAAGGTGAGTCGACGACCCGCTTCGATCGCTTCATTAACCTTCAAAACAGCCGCTTCACACTGAAGTGCTTCATGGCCGGGGCAATTCAACGTGTCTTCGCCACGGATGGTGTTAAGGAAATTTTCAATGTGAGGCTGGTGAATATAGCCCTCCAAAGTCGCATTTACCGCGAACGCATCCAGAGCAGCGGTTTCGCGCACATCTACGGTAGATGATTTTTCTTGTCTCACTGGTAATGGAATTTCCCAAGGTCTCACGTTATTTGCTCCTTCTTTCTTTAGGAACCCTTGTTCGACGTATTTGTTCCAGTCAGGTGCACTTGCTTCACGAAAAACAGTGGTATACTTCGGGTTCTCGGACATTTTGATCGAGCCCTGGTCACCCATGAAGTATTCGAAGTATCCACCACCAGCACTGGTGGTTGTGAGGACTTGATAGAACGCTCTCACAGGTCCTTGAGCTGTATCGAACTCATAGATAGCCATCACGTTATCATGCCATTCCAAACTGTCGTAATAATCAGCTCCCCCACTCGCGGTAACCGCCTTGGGATTCGCGCCGAGGAACCAGCCATAGATATCGATCTGGTGAGCACCCAAGTCTGAAATGGGTCCTCCACCAAGGCCTTTGAACCAACGCCAGTTGCGAAACTGGTGCATGCCTTCAAACCCAAACTCCTTGAGAATATCATCGGAGATAGCATATTTTTCCGGCCATCCAAGCGGTTCGGTAACCGCGCGGTTCCACTGCCCATTTACGTTGGTGATACGACCACAGAGCTGGTTATCATCTATGAGATGCTTCTTAACAAACTGATAGCGGGGATTGCTTCGACGCTGGTGGCCGATCTGCAGAAGTTTACCTGTTTTCTCAGCTGTGCGAACCATGGATACCGCACCTTCGTGCGTATTGGACATCATCTTTTCGCAATAAACATTAATTCCCGCCTCGAGACAGGCATTGGTCATCGGTGCATGCCAGAAGTCAGGCGTGGCGATAAACACCGCATCGAGGTCCGGCTGCTTATCCAGCATCTCCCTGAAGTCCGTGTATGGAGTCGGCTTTTGCCCGCTCTTTCTCCAGAGGCCTATACCACGCTTCAAATTAAAACTTTCCCAAATGTCACAAACAGCCACCACGTTGAGACCGGGAAGTTTCATCAGTGATTGCATAAGCACCTGGCCCTGCGCACCCACTCCAATCTGAGCGATGTTGATATTGTCCATCTTTGACTCACCACCTACACCAAAGAGGGGAAGGTTTTTAGACAGCATCAGACCGGCTCCACCGGCGACACTGGTTTTTAAAAAGCTACGGCGATCAACGCCGAATCCTGTTTCGTTATTCATGATTAATTGGGGCTTGGGTTAATCTTTTAACAACACCCATTTGGCATTCGTTATGGTTTTTAGAGCCATCACACAGATAATCACATGAATTCCTAACCAGGCGATTCCATGCTGCTCGTCTATAGCCATCATACCAATGGATAATCCAACATAAAGCAACAGCGATACAATCAAAGATATCCGCAACTTGATGCCAAGAAGCAGGGTAATCGAGAGTATCAGCATAATGTAACCCATCGGCAGGGCAAATAGCTTGGCAGCCCAACCAGGGATGATGGAGCCAGCAGCAATTCCGCCTGCCATACCGTTCATCTTGCCGTAGTAGTTTCCGAAGCTGTAATTACCTGGAGACCCAAATTTATCCAAACCGGCGAATAGCCAGCGGAAGGCAAGAAACAAGCGAAGGGCAAGGAACGCCCAGGTTTCGTTGCATGAATTAGCACTTTGGGTAGATGATGTCGAATTTTCACTCATAACTTGTAGGTGTCTTTAAAAAGAAAAAAAACAAATTAGATAACTTCTAAGCACTGAACCAAACAAATTCGTCATGGATTGGAAAATTCTGTGACAATGTCTACCATTTTGGCCGAATTCGACTGGAGATGGCATTGAAATTCGCAGAATGCTGACGGCGTTAGTTGTTTTTACATGGACGGTTAAGCATAATTTGCCAAAAACCATCACCCGTGACTCAAGCCCCAAACCACATTTCATTTTACCTGAGTATCCCTTGTTTCAACGAGGGAGATCGTTTGGCTCAATTTCTGCCGGGGCTTTGTACGGCTATCTCCAAATCGGACCTATCGGTTGAAGTACAGATCGTCGACGATGGTTCGGAGTTTTATGATCAAGGACATTACCGATCGTTGATGGACCTGCTTCGTCCCACTTTCCCATTTTTAAAGGCACCCATCACTTTGGAAGAAAACAGAGGAAAAGGAAATGCGGTTTATGCGGGATGGGCAGAAGCGGGTGATGCAGATATGGTGGCCTTCGCCGATGCGGATGGCGCAGTTAAACCCAATGAGGTGGTTCGTGTGCTTACACTCATAGCTAATGATTCATCTTCTCATCAAAAGCTTTACGCAGCGAGCCGCGTTAAAAATGAAGAAACAAATGTACACCGGCGTGCCATTCGCAACCTGGGTGGACTCACTTTTCGCTGGCTACGCAAACGACTCTTCTCTTTTCCTATCGAAGATACGCAATGCGGATTTAAGGTCGTTCCTCGCCAGTTCTTTGCCGATAATAAAGACCGTTTAAAAGAAGGAAGATTCGCATTTGATATCGAGCTGCTCTACCATGCCCAGAATGCAGGCCTGCAATTGACCGAAGTCCCCATAACCTGGGCCGATGTGAAAGGCGGACACATCAACCTGCTGAGTTCTTTCGGGTTGTTTAAAGACCTTCTCAAACTCAAAGGCCGTCTGGATAGGGAAGCAGATTGAAATATGAGCAAATGGCTCAATTTACTTTCACTTAATGGATGAGAATTTCACGGACAGTTACCTTATCGGAGGATGAGATAGAAATCATTGCGATACGAGCGAGTGGTCCGGGTGGACAAAACGTCAATAAGGTATCAACGGCCATCCAGCTGTTCTTTAATATACACAACTCCAGTTTGAGCAATCAGCTCAAGGAACGACTGCTCAAACTAAACGACAGCCGGATTAGCTCGGAAGGCATGGTCGTAATTAAGGCTCAATCCCACCGCAGCCAGGAGAAAAACAAAGAGGCGGCAAAAGAGCGTTTGAAAGTACTTATTCTATCGGCGCTAAAAGAACCTAAAAAGCGTAAACCTACCAAGCCTTCCCGGGCGGCCCGTGAGCGTCGGATAGAGGGAAAGAAAAAAAACAGTCGAAACAAACAACTCAGGGGGCGAGTAAAGTTCGATTAGGAAACTTTTACGTATGGAAAAGACGCCCGGATTTCGCCAGACGCCTATTAATTTAAAAAATCAATACAAACTACTACGCTGATCCAGCCAACATCTCGGCCGTTCCTCTTTCGAGTGTTTTGGCTCCCGCTTCATAGGGTTCCATAAATCCGACAGCAACAGGATCCGGGAAGATATCCTCTTTCCCGGCCTCCATACCATCGAGGATAGCGTCGGACACAGATTCAGGAGTGGCTTTATCCATTTGCAGACCGGCAGCCATATCGGTATCGACCGGTCCCGGGTATACGCCAACTACTTGAATGTTCTTGCCCCTGGTCAAACGTAGGCCCTGCGTAAGCGAATGAACCGCTGCTTTGCTGTCACTGTATGTAGGAAACGGTGGGAAGTTTACCAAGCTAGCCATGCTACCAATATTGATAAGGGCCCCTCCTCCATTGCCTTCAACTATCGGAACGA
Proteins encoded in this window:
- a CDS encoding sodium:solute symporter family protein codes for the protein MTVETAFNKDLFFIIFGFYMLGMVVLGWWVSRGQKSGDDFLLGGRKVPFLLVLGTTIATMVGTGSSMGAVGKAYSLGWAGALFAIGGAAGLFFLAKFFADVRKYKFMTFSEEMSFYYGGNRLIKGIVGVAIFFASVGWLGTHILGGSLYLNWVAGIDMTTAKIIVASGFTIYVIIGGYTAVVWTDTIQAVILFFGFILMGVLCLNKIDAWNNADVLFNARYFTFLDSNQFLASLTVALSIFISTATVPSFRQRIYSSKDKKTVQKSFYISALLYLLFAVIPVIVGITAFNLIPDIARADQAFPELVTKILPASIGIIVLIAGLSAVISSASSDAIAGTSILLRDVFILLTGKMPPKEKAITYSRYGATITSVFAVLFSMLSDNIFDYIKNMVGIVMSGMFVCCMFGKFWKRSTWQGGVAALVTGSATALIVIFVPAWKAYFGGVTIPSVVVSSICCVVVSLLTPPNSISEEEALASLEKEREVFSS
- a CDS encoding Gfo/Idh/MocA family oxidoreductase, yielding MNNETGFGVDRRSFLKTSVAGGAGLMLSKNLPLFGVGGESKMDNINIAQIGVGAQGQVLMQSLMKLPGLNVVAVCDIWESFNLKRGIGLWRKSGQKPTPYTDFREMLDKQPDLDAVFIATPDFWHAPMTNACLEAGINVYCEKMMSNTHEGAVSMVRTAEKTGKLLQIGHQRRSNPRYQFVKKHLIDDNQLCGRITNVNGQWNRAVTEPLGWPEKYAISDDILKEFGFEGMHQFRNWRWFKGLGGGPISDLGAHQIDIYGWFLGANPKAVTASGGADYYDSLEWHDNVMAIYEFDTAQGPVRAFYQVLTTTSAGGGYFEYFMGDQGSIKMSENPKYTTVFREASAPDWNKYVEQGFLKKEGANNVRPWEIPLPVRQEKSSTVDVRETAALDAFAVNATLEGYIHQPHIENFLNTIRGEDTLNCPGHEALQCEAAVLKVNEAIEAGRRLTFTDEDFHA
- a CDS encoding glycosyltransferase; this translates as MTQAPNHISFYLSIPCFNEGDRLAQFLPGLCTAISKSDLSVEVQIVDDGSEFYDQGHYRSLMDLLRPTFPFLKAPITLEENRGKGNAVYAGWAEAGDADMVAFADADGAVKPNEVVRVLTLIANDSSSHQKLYAASRVKNEETNVHRRAIRNLGGLTFRWLRKRLFSFPIEDTQCGFKVVPRQFFADNKDRLKEGRFAFDIELLYHAQNAGLQLTEVPITWADVKGGHINLLSSFGLFKDLLKLKGRLDREAD
- the arfB gene encoding alternative ribosome rescue aminoacyl-tRNA hydrolase ArfB — protein: MRISRTVTLSEDEIEIIAIRASGPGGQNVNKVSTAIQLFFNIHNSSLSNQLKERLLKLNDSRISSEGMVVIKAQSHRSQEKNKEAAKERLKVLILSALKEPKKRKPTKPSRAARERRIEGKKKNSRNKQLRGRVKFD
- a CDS encoding SDR family oxidoreductase encodes the protein MKTKIEGKVALVTGSNRGIGRALVEGLLKRGASKVYATARNTDSLKSLMESNSDQVVPVSLDVTQVDQVAHVASLAGDVQIVINNAGYAAQTDLFADDLSAARQEHEVNYWGALNVARAFVPIVEGNGGGALINIGSMASLVNFPPFPTYSDSKAAVHSLTQGLRLTRGKNIQVVGVYPGPVDTDMAAGLQMDKATPESVSDAILDGMEAGKEDIFPDPVAVGFMEPYEAGAKTLERGTAEMLAGSA